In the genome of uncultured Sphaerochaeta sp., the window GGTGCAGTATGCCCGCACCAAGCCAGACTGGCAACTGAGGGGGCAAGGGCCTTGGTTCTTCAGCCTTGAACGGGAAGCCCTCGCCTTGTGTGATGGCCTGATAGCCCGCATCGAGGATGATGAGCAGGCACGGTTCTGCGCCTCGCTCGGCATCCCTGTCATCGATATCGCAGGGTCCTCTTCCCTCAAGCTTTTTTCGCAGGTACGCAATGACGACTACCATACGGGAGTGAGCGGGGGCACCTATCTCAAGAGCCTCGGAAGCAGCCGCATGGCCTGGTGCACGGTAGATCATGTGCACTGGGCGCGGGAGCGGTTTGTCGGCTTCCAGACAGCGGTGAGCAAACGCTCCGAGGAGATTGCCACCTTCTCAAGACCACTTTCCTGGTGGAGGCAGTTGTATGAACCCTGTCCCGATCTTGAAGCATGGCTTGAAGAGCTGCCCAAGCCGATATCGCTCTTTTGCTGCAACGATCTCTCTGCCATGAAGGTGGAGCTTGCTTGCCAGCGTCTTGGCGTGCATATACCCGAGGAGATCATGGTGCTGGGTGTTGACAACGAGACGTTGCTCTGCGAACTGGCAAACCCCTCCATATCCAGCATCCAACCAGACTGCGCTGCCATCGGTTATCAGGCGTCCGCCATGCTGGATGCACTCTTGGAGCAATCGATCAGTGGCGTACACATCCAACGGATAGCTCCGGGGCCGGTACGGGAGCGGGAGAGCACCCGCCTGGTGCTGAGCGAGGATGAGCATGTAGCGAAGGCCATGTCGCTCATCAAGCGGGAAGCAACGGCTAATCTGACGGCAAGCGAGGTGGCCGAGCAGGCTTCGATCTGCAGAAGGTCGCTGGAGATGCGGTTCCGTACCTATCGGGGCAAGTCAATCTGGGAGGAAATCTGCGAGGAGAAGCTCTCCCAGGCAAGCATCCTTCTGCAACACAGCAAAGAGAGCATCGCCGTAATCAGCGAGCAGTGTGGTTTCGGTTCCATCCATCGCTTTTACAACCTTTTCAAGCGGCGCTTCGGACAAACACCACAGGCCTACAGGAAGAGCAAAAAACAGAGCTGAGACTTCCCCCTCCCAACGGTTTGTGGCATGATTGGCACAAGAGGCAGATTATGGAGTTGATGCTTGATACCGCAAATCTCAGTGAAATAGAAAGGGCTCTCGATACATATCCTATCAGTGGGGTGACTTCCAACCCATCCATCCTCAAGGCGGAGGGTGGTATTCCCTTTTTCCCCCATATGCAAAAGATCAGAAAACTCATCGGCGATGAGCGCAGCCTGCATGTGCAGGTGATAAGCCATGATGCAGATACCATCATAGCCGAGGCTAGGAGGATTCTTCGTGAACTTGGGCCGACCACCTTCGTCAAGATCCCCGTTACCGACGAGGGGCTGAAAGCCATCCGCATCCTTGCTTCCGAGCAAGTGAACATCACCGCTACGGCCATCTACACCACCATGCAGGGCATTCTTGCCATGCTCAGCGGTGCACGCTATCTGGCTGTGTACTACAACCGGATGCTCAACATCGACATTGATGCCGCCAAGGTCATCAAGGAGCTCAGCTCCCTGCTCTGGGCCAACAGCACCAAGACCCAGGTGTTGGCCGCATCTTTCAAGAACATCAGTGAGATCACCACAGCCTATGCCCAGGGGGCAAGCTGCTGTACGGTTCCGTACTCGCTGCTCGCGACCGGCCTTTCGATGCCATCCATCACCCAAGCTGTGCATGATTTCTCCACCAATTGGGAGCAGGTCTATGGAAACCGATCGCTACTCGATCTCTGAGGAGTATTTTTTCTCCCTCGTCCACAATGCACTGTCGGTCCAGAGCGCTGAGGATGGCTTTTTCAGGATCAACCGCTTTACCTCCACGCAAAAGGAAGAGGCATCAGCCCATCCTCTGTATCGGGCGATGGCCAACACCGCTGCAGGGGCGTGCCTGCGGTTCAAGACACGTTCTGTGGTGCAACTGGAGATCAAGCGTATCAACCAATCCCTGCTTCCCCGAGCCAATGAAGGGGCTCTGGACCTTGCTTCGCTGTACGGCAGGCCTCTGGATCTTGAAGAGAGCATCGATGTTGCTTACGAGGATGGGAGAGTGGACTATCTCCCGCTGAAACATGGCGTGATCGAAATCGGTCCTTCCGAGCAGGTGTCCATTTACCTGCCCCTCCATCATCAGGTGGAGGTTCGCCTCAGCGGAGAAGTGGAGAGCATTGGGCGCAATCCCTCAATGCATCTGCTTTTGGGTGACTCCATCATGCAAGGGGTGGGCATCCACCATCCTTCACAATCACTGGGGTCCATGCTGGAAACCCTGACGGGATCAGGTTTTCTCAATCAGGGGTTGGCCGGTACGCTCATCTCCCCACGCTTGGTCCAGGAGTTGCCGCTTGCACAACCTCTGGCGGGCATCATCATCGGTTACGGTACCAATGACTGGGTGGTAAGGGAGAATCTGGCCGAGCTCAGGTGGGAGATGTTTGCCCTGCTCGGGCGCATCCGAAAATTCCATCCACTCACACCGGTGGTTGTCCTGACGCCCCTCTGGCGGGCAGACATCCAGCAAGCGAAGCGTATGGGCTCCTTTGCCGAGATGCAGGCTGCCCTCATGCAAGCCACCAAGTGTTTCCCAAAGGTCAGCGTGGCCGATGGGCTTTCCCTCTCACTTCGTGACAGCTATGATGACGAATTCCTGCATCCGGGAAGCAAGGCTGTGGCCTTCCTCGCAAAGGGGTTGGCCCGTCAGCTTGTGTAGGTTGCTGTCAGGAAGTTCACCGCCTCTTCCATCTTGTAAAGTGCCCGTTGCACATTGCTTGTGGGGGTACCGTAGTTCATCCGAACAAAATTACGGTATGCATCTCCACCAAACCATGTCCCGTCATTGAACGCAAGGCCTGCGCGCTGGCCGAAGAAGCGTGAGAGCAGACCGCCGCCGGGGCTGGCCTTCTCATCATAGAGTTCTGGATGTGCCGCCCGGTCTTTCTCCACCAGATCCATGATCTTGCTGCAGTCGACGAATCCTATGAAGGAAGCTCCCGGCTTGATGAAAACCAGTTGGGGTACTCGCTCGGCAAGGAACGCCTCCACCATCGAAGCGTTCTTCTGCAGATAGCCCAGCAGTTGCTGAAGCCAAGGAAGCCCATGCTCATAGGAAGCAATGGCCAAGGTGGTGGCGAAGGTTGAGGTTTCGGTGATGAACAGCTGGGAGAGGCGATGGACGAATCCTGAACGCATGCCAGCATCGGTGAAGAGTGTGGCCGAGTAGTGCTCGCCTGCAATGTTGAATGTCTTTGAGGGTGCCATGCAGGTAATGGCGGTCGCTCCCACTTCCTTGGCAACGGTATCCAAGCACACATGGTCGGTGAAGTTCAGGTCGGCATGAATCTCGTCACAGATGATGGTCAGGTCATGCTCCTTGGCAACCTTGCACAGGCGGGTGAGTGTCTCATGGTCAAAGACGAGGCCCGAAGGGTTGTGCGGTGAGCAGAAGATCAGCATCTTCGCCTTGTCGGCCAGTGCTTCCAGCTTTGCCCAATCCAAGCTGAATCGGTGGCTCTCCTCATCATAGAGCAGGGGCCAGGAGAGCAATTCCCTTTCGAGATTCCGTACGATTCTGAGAAAGGGTTGGTAGGCTGGGAGAGGGACTATGATGCCTTCTCCTGTTCTGGTGAGCTGTTCCACCAGGACTGCAATGGAATTCAGGACTCCTTGGCTGATCACCACCTCTTGCTCTGCAAGCGTGAGCTGATGTCTCATCTTCGCCCAATTGCAAAAGACCTGTCGCTGGTTCTCAGCATGCGGATATCCGAATATGGCGTGCTGGGCTAGGTCACGTGCCGCA includes:
- a CDS encoding SGNH/GDSL hydrolase family protein; this translates as METDRYSISEEYFFSLVHNALSVQSAEDGFFRINRFTSTQKEEASAHPLYRAMANTAAGACLRFKTRSVVQLEIKRINQSLLPRANEGALDLASLYGRPLDLEESIDVAYEDGRVDYLPLKHGVIEIGPSEQVSIYLPLHHQVEVRLSGEVESIGRNPSMHLLLGDSIMQGVGIHHPSQSLGSMLETLTGSGFLNQGLAGTLISPRLVQELPLAQPLAGIIIGYGTNDWVVRENLAELRWEMFALLGRIRKFHPLTPVVVLTPLWRADIQQAKRMGSFAEMQAALMQATKCFPKVSVADGLSLSLRDSYDDEFLHPGSKAVAFLAKGLARQLV
- a CDS encoding aminotransferase class I/II-fold pyridoxal phosphate-dependent enzyme produces the protein MHYDFDTVVDRTTSLSVKWNRDVIKSVCGNPDAEPFWVADMDFPVAGEVAHAARDLAQHAIFGYPHAENQRQVFCNWAKMRHQLTLAEQEVVISQGVLNSIAVLVEQLTRTGEGIIVPLPAYQPFLRIVRNLERELLSWPLLYDEESHRFSLDWAKLEALADKAKMLIFCSPHNPSGLVFDHETLTRLCKVAKEHDLTIICDEIHADLNFTDHVCLDTVAKEVGATAITCMAPSKTFNIAGEHYSATLFTDAGMRSGFVHRLSQLFITETSTFATTLAIASYEHGLPWLQQLLGYLQKNASMVEAFLAERVPQLVFIKPGASFIGFVDCSKIMDLVEKDRAAHPELYDEKASPGGGLLSRFFGQRAGLAFNDGTWFGGDAYRNFVRMNYGTPTSNVQRALYKMEEAVNFLTATYTS
- a CDS encoding XylR family transcriptional regulator: MATIGLMLRFQDGYDMAVAGGVVQYARTKPDWQLRGQGPWFFSLEREALALCDGLIARIEDDEQARFCASLGIPVIDIAGSSSLKLFSQVRNDDYHTGVSGGTYLKSLGSSRMAWCTVDHVHWARERFVGFQTAVSKRSEEIATFSRPLSWWRQLYEPCPDLEAWLEELPKPISLFCCNDLSAMKVELACQRLGVHIPEEIMVLGVDNETLLCELANPSISSIQPDCAAIGYQASAMLDALLEQSISGVHIQRIAPGPVRERESTRLVLSEDEHVAKAMSLIKREATANLTASEVAEQASICRRSLEMRFRTYRGKSIWEEICEEKLSQASILLQHSKESIAVISEQCGFGSIHRFYNLFKRRFGQTPQAYRKSKKQS
- a CDS encoding fructose-6-phosphate aldolase translates to MELMLDTANLSEIERALDTYPISGVTSNPSILKAEGGIPFFPHMQKIRKLIGDERSLHVQVISHDADTIIAEARRILRELGPTTFVKIPVTDEGLKAIRILASEQVNITATAIYTTMQGILAMLSGARYLAVYYNRMLNIDIDAAKVIKELSSLLWANSTKTQVLAASFKNISEITTAYAQGASCCTVPYSLLATGLSMPSITQAVHDFSTNWEQVYGNRSLLDL